In Euphorbia lathyris chromosome 9, ddEupLath1.1, whole genome shotgun sequence, the following are encoded in one genomic region:
- the LOC136205672 gene encoding probable pyridoxal 5'-phosphate synthase subunit PDX1 — MAGTGVVAVYGNGAITEAKKSPFSVKVGLAQMLRGGVIMDVVNAEQARIAEEAGACAVMALERVPADIRAQGGVARMSDPQLIKEIKQSVTIPVMAKARIGHFVEAQILEAIGVDYVDESEVLTLADEENHINKHNFRIPFVCGCRNLGEALRRIREGAAMIRTKGEAGTGNIIEAVRHVRSVMGDIRVLRNMDDDEVFTFAKKIAAPYDLVMQTKQLGRLPVVHFAAGGVATPADAALMMQLGCDGVFVGSGVFKSGDPARRARAIVQAVTHYSDPDVLAEVSCGLGEAMVGINLNDDKVERFAKRSE, encoded by the coding sequence ATGGCCGGAACTGGAGTCGTAGCAGTTTACGGTAATGGAGCAATCACCGAAGCTAAAAAGTCCCCCTTTTCCGTCAAGGTAGGCCTTGCTCAGATGCTCCGCGGCGGTGTTATAATGGACGTCGTTAACGCCGAGCAGGCCCGAATCGCTGAGGAAGCAGGAGCTTGTGCAGTTATGGCTTTGGAACGTGTCCCTGCTGATATCCGAGCTCAAGGTGGCGTAGCCCGCATGAGCGATCCTCAGCTTATTAAAGAAATTAAACAGTCTGTTACTATACCAGTCATGGCCAAGGCTCGAATCGGACACTTTGTGGAGGCTCAAATTCTTGAAGCCATAGGTGTTGATTATGTCGACGAGAGTGAAGTTCTGACTCTGGCCGACGAAGAAAACCATATAAACAAACACAATTTCCGTATCCCCTTCGTTTGCGGTTGCCGGAATTTGGGGGAAGCACTTCGGAGGATACGCGAGGGAGCTGCAATGATTAGAACGAAAGGTGAAGCAGGGACAGGGAATATAATCGAAGCGGTGAGGCATGTGAGGTCTGTGATGGGGGATATAAGAGTGTTGAGGAATATGGATGATGATGAGGTGTTTACTTTTGCTAAGAAGATAGCAGCACCGTACGATTTGGTTATGCAGACGAAGCAGCTTGGAAGGCTACCTGTGGTGCATTTTGCTGCTGGAGGTGTGGCGACACCTGCGGACGCAGCGTTGATGATGCAGTTGGGTTGTGATGGGGTGTTTGTCGGCTCAGGAGTGTTTAAGAGCGGTGACCCGGCCAGGAGGGCTAGAGCGATTGTGCAGGCTGTTACGCACTATAGCGATCCGGATGTGCTGGCGGAGGTCAGTTGTGGACTTGGTGAGGCTATGGTGGGGATCAATTTGAATGATGATAAGGTTGAGAGGTTCGCTAAGAGGTCTGAATAA
- the LOC136205671 gene encoding rhodanese-like domain-containing protein 10: MKGMSIWVNQNVCAHTLKFQIKAASNVQQLMQSGAIKAIPAKDAGVAIRSEGFTLLDIRPEWELKKAKVVGSLSVPLFIQDMDNTPLTLVKKWVHFGYIGFWTGQYFTTINPDFLQQVEASVPDKNTKLLVACGEGLRSIMAASKLYEGGYNNLGWLAGGFNRAADADFPAIEGPEKLQYATIGGVSYYFLKLLVLLKAVGNGND, translated from the exons ATGAAGGGTATGTCGATTTGGGTGAACCAGAATGTGTGTGCACATACTCTGAAATTCCAAATCAAAGCAGCAAGCAATGTCCAGCAGCTTATGCAATCTGGTGCTATCAAGGCCATACCAGCAAAGGATGCAGGCGTTGCCATTAGGTCAGAGGGGTTCACTCTGCTTGATATCAGACCAGAATGGGAATTGAAGAAAGCTAAAGTGGTTGGATCATTGTCCGTACCTCTCTTCATCCAGGATATGGATAACACTCCATTAACTCTTGTCAAGAAGTGGGTTCATTTTGGCTACATTGGATTCTGGACTGGCCAATATTTTACCACCATCAATCCTGACTTTCTCCAGCAAGTCGAGGCTTCTGTCCCCGATAAGAATACCAAGCTGCTTGTGGCTTGCGGGGAAGGGCTCAG GTCAATTATGGCAGCTTCAAAGTTGTACGAGGGAGGATACAACAACCTTGGATGGTTGGCTGGGGGATTCAATCGTGCTGCCGATGCTGATTTTCCTGCAATTGAAGGCCCCGAGAAGTTGCAATATGCAACCATTGGGGGTGTgtcatattattttcttaaattacTTGTGTTACTCAAGGCTGTGGGCAATGGCAATGATTAG